A DNA window from Helianthus annuus cultivar XRQ/B chromosome 15, HanXRQr2.0-SUNRISE, whole genome shotgun sequence contains the following coding sequences:
- the LOC110912543 gene encoding tRNA-dihydrouridine(16/17) synthase [NAD(P)(+)]-like translates to MAFSSITQTLAPNNAEDLCSETTESFTPPETSPLATPKPYVTADARIERAWTHWKNLGEPKLIVAPMVDNSELPFRLLCRKYGAEAAYTPMLHSRIFTENEKYRCTEFTTCKEDRPLFVQFCANDPDTLLEAARRVEPYCDYVDINLGCPQRIAKRGNYGAFLMDKLPLVKSLVEKLAQNLDVPVSCKIRVFPDLQDTLNYAKMLEDAGCALLAVHGRTRDEKDGKKIRANWEAIRAVKNALRIPVLANGNIRHMDDVKRCLEETGADGVLSAETLLENPALFAGFRTVEWVSDGEEGVQDGKLDQADLVVEYLKLCEKYPVPWRMIRAHLHKMLGEWFRVHPHVRDDFNAQSILTFEFLYDMVNRLRDLGVSSPLYVNNT, encoded by the exons ATGGCCTTTAGCTCCATCACTCAAACCCTAGCTCCAAACAACGCCGAAGACCTCTGTTCCGAGACAACAGAATCCTTTACACCCCCCGAAACCTCACCGTTAGCCACTCCGAAACCCTACGTGACCGCCGATGCCAGAATTGAGAGAGCGTGGACACACTGGAAGAATCTCGGTGAACCTAAGCTAATTGTAGCACCGATGGTGGATAATTCGGAGCTTCCGTTTCGATTGTTGTGTCGGAAATACGGTGCTGAAGCTGCTTACACACCTATGCTTCACTCTCGTATTTTTACTGAGAACGAGAAGTATCGGTGTACGGAATTTACTACGTGTAAG GAAGATCGGCCGTTGTTTGTTCAGTTTTGTGCTAATGATCCGGATACTTTACTGGAAGCAGCACGCAGGGTGGAACCGTATTGCGATTATGTTGATATTAATTTGGG GTGCCCACAGCGTATTGCCAAACGAGGAAACTATGGAGCTTTTTTAATGGACAAGTTGCCTCTGGTGAAGTCGTTGGTTGAAAAATTAGCTCAAAACCTCGATGTTCCCGTGTCTTGCAAAATCCGGGTTTTCCCAGATTTGCAAGACACTTTAAATTATGCAAAGATGTTAGAAGATGCGGGATGTGCGCTTCTTGCAGTACATGGACGCACACGAGATGAAAAGGACGGGAAAAAGATTAGGGCAAATTGGGAGGCAATACGGGCTGTTAAAAACGCTCTTCGGATACCAGTTCTTGCAAATGGGAATATACGCCACATGGATGATGTGAAACGTTGCTTAGAAGAGACGGGTGCTGATGGGGTACTTTCAGCTGAGACTCTTCTTGAAAATCCCGCTCTGTTTGCTGGATTTAGGACAGTTGAATGGGTATCTGATGGTGAAGAGGGCGTTCAAGATGGTAAACTAGATCAAGCTGACTTAGTTGTTGAGTATCTGAAGCTTTGTGAAAAATACCCGGTGCCATGGAGAATGATTCGGGCTCATCTTCACAAGATGTTAGGGGAATGGTTTAGGGTTCATCCGCATGTTAGAGATGATTTTAATGCACAGTCCATACTCACCTTCGAGTTCCTTTATGATATGGTCAATCGGCTTAGAGATCTTGGTGTTTCAAGTCCTCTTTATGTCAACAACACTTGA
- the LOC110912544 gene encoding protein IRX15-LIKE-like, whose amino-acid sequence MKTNNNGNNTKLILLHAFIQKQGNPNRLWLIALMSVFALASLLTLVYTRESFHTTTTTHITATINHQHQSLPKSVVKALVHYAANANSTDHMSQTDMKQISDVLKQCTSPCNFLVFGLTRETLLWNALNHYGRTVFIDENRYYAAYMEEKYPEIEAYDVQYTTKISELNELVTSVKEQARNECRPVQNLLFSDCKIGLNDLPNQLYELDWDVILVDGPRGYWPEGPGSISAIFTASVLARSKKGGNHKTHVFVHNYNREVEKVSSEEFLCKENLVKSSKDLLAHFVVERVTAESGTNQFCHNHPTTTTS is encoded by the coding sequence ATGAAGACCAATAACAATGGCAACAACACCAAGCTTATTCTTCTGCATGCCTTCATCCAGAAACAAGGAAACCCGAACCGCCTTTGGCTCATCGCGCTCATGTCAGTGTTTGCCTTAGCATCCCTTCTGACCCTTGTCTACACCCGTGAATCGTTCCATACAACCACCACGACACATATCACTGCCACCATCAACCACCAACATCAATCACTACCTAAATCAGTGGTGAAAGCCCTTGTTCACTATGCCGCCAACGCCAACAGCACTGACCACATGTCGCAGACTGATATGAAACAGATCTCTGATGTCCTCAAACAATGCACTTCCCCTTGTAACTTTCTTGTATTTGGGCTCACGCGAGAAACCCTCCTCTGGAACGCTTTGAACCACTATGGACGCACAGTTTTCATAGATGAAAACCGCTACTATGCCGCCTACATGGAGGAAAAGTACCCAGAAATTGAAGCGTATGATGTCCAATACACCACCAAGATCAGTGAGCTTAATGAGCTTGTGACTTCCGTTAAAGAACAAGCACGCAACGAGTGCCGACCAGTGCAAAATTTATTGTTCTCCGATTGCAAGATTGGATTAAACGACCTTCCTAACCAATTGTATGAATTGGACTGGGACGTGATTTTAGTGGACGGTCCACGTGGGTATTGGCCGGAAGGTCCAGGGAGTATATCAGCAATCTTCACCGCCAGTGTTCTTGCCCGGAGCAAAAAGGGAGGGAACCATAAGACCCATGTGTTTGTTCATAACTATAACAGAGAGGTGGAGAAAGTGTCTAGTGAAGAGTTTTTGTGTAAAGAGAACTTGGTCAAGTCTTCTAAAGATTTGTTGGCTCATTTTGTGGTGGAGAGAGTGACGGCTGAGAGTGGCACAAACCAGTTCTGCCACAACCATCCGACGACGACGACTTCCTAG